Proteins encoded in a region of the Candidatus Limnocylindria bacterium genome:
- a CDS encoding DNA-directed RNA polymerase subunit alpha, producing MTIVELEYPKIERVEGDERYAKFACEPLPPGYGTTLGNSLRRVLLSSLPGAAITAARVRGVAHEFSTIPGVKEDVVQIVLNLKQIRLRSFSNEPVTLTIEKEGPGVATAADIITTSEIEIVNPEAPIATLEPEASLWMELTIETGRGFHSAERREGLPIGVIPIDALYSPVKKVNFAVESTRVGQVTNYDRLILEVWTDGTTTPDEAVAQGSNILVQQFSMFAGLTKTQTAIAAPDRTNGSALPSAISDMPIEDLDLPQRAFNSLKRHGITKVGQLLQTPDEELLRMRNFGKKSLDEIKERLAARGLIEAPVRDESVIDDGGTDAGPADAAPDDGEDETSRSEES from the coding sequence ATGACCATCGTGGAACTCGAATACCCCAAGATCGAGCGCGTCGAAGGCGACGAGCGCTACGCGAAGTTTGCGTGCGAGCCGCTGCCACCCGGATACGGCACGACGCTCGGCAACTCGCTACGCCGCGTGCTGCTGTCATCGCTGCCGGGCGCGGCCATCACCGCCGCCCGCGTACGCGGTGTCGCGCACGAGTTCTCGACGATCCCCGGCGTCAAGGAAGACGTCGTCCAGATCGTCCTCAACCTGAAGCAGATCCGTCTCCGCTCGTTCTCGAACGAGCCGGTGACGCTCACGATCGAAAAGGAAGGCCCCGGTGTCGCGACCGCGGCGGACATCATCACGACCAGCGAGATCGAGATCGTGAACCCGGAGGCGCCGATCGCGACGCTCGAGCCCGAAGCGTCACTCTGGATGGAGCTCACGATCGAGACCGGTCGCGGCTTCCACTCGGCCGAGCGGCGCGAGGGACTGCCGATCGGCGTCATTCCGATCGACGCGCTCTACAGCCCGGTCAAGAAGGTGAACTTCGCGGTCGAGAGCACGCGCGTCGGTCAGGTGACCAACTACGACCGCCTGATCCTCGAGGTCTGGACCGACGGCACGACGACGCCGGACGAAGCCGTCGCGCAGGGCTCGAACATCCTCGTGCAGCAGTTCAGCATGTTCGCTGGCCTCACGAAGACGCAGACCGCGATCGCCGCCCCGGATCGCACGAACGGCAGCGCGCTGCCGTCGGCCATCTCCGACATGCCGATCGAGGACCTCGATCTTCCGCAGCGAGCGTTCAACTCGCTCAAGCGGCACGGCATCACGAAGGTCGGCCAGCTCCTCCAGACCCCCGACGAGGAGCTGCTCCGCATGCGCAACTTCGGGAAGAAGTCGCTCGACGAGATCAAGGAGCGGCTCGCGGCGCGCGGGCTCATCGAAGCGCCGGTCCGTGACGAGAGCGTCATCGACGACGGCGGCACGGACGCGGGTCCTGCGGACGCCGCTCCCGATGACGGCGAGGACGAGACGAGCAGGAGCGAGGAGTCCTAG
- the rpsD gene encoding 30S ribosomal protein S4, translated as MARYTGPVCRLCRREGMKLFLKGEKCLTKCTFERRSSPPGMHQQRRRKVSDFALQLREKQKARRIYGVLERQMKNTFEQAAEIKGATGEVMLQNLERRLDNTVYRAGFGKSRSQARQLVAHAHIKVNGTVTKTPSYQVKPGDTIEVRETSRDSNYFKEMLAWAKTQTRPGWLETDPDNFSAKVLAVPSREQIEAQVNTQLIVEHYSR; from the coding sequence ATGGCGCGCTATACCGGTCCGGTTTGCCGTCTCTGCCGCCGCGAGGGAATGAAGCTCTTCCTCAAAGGCGAGAAGTGCCTCACGAAGTGCACCTTCGAGCGGCGCAGCTCGCCGCCGGGCATGCACCAGCAGCGGCGCCGCAAGGTCTCGGACTTCGCGCTGCAGCTTCGTGAGAAGCAGAAGGCGCGTCGGATCTATGGCGTGCTCGAGCGCCAGATGAAGAACACCTTCGAGCAGGCCGCGGAGATCAAGGGCGCGACGGGCGAGGTCATGCTCCAGAACCTGGAGCGGCGCCTCGACAACACGGTGTACCGCGCCGGCTTCGGGAAGTCGCGTTCGCAGGCGCGCCAGCTCGTGGCGCACGCGCACATCAAGGTGAACGGCACCGTCACGAAGACGCCCAGCTATCAGGTGAAGCCGGGCGACACCATCGAGGTGCGGGAGACGAGCCGCGACTCGAACTACTTCAAGGAGATGCTGGCCTGGGCGAAGACGCAGACGCGACCGGGCTGGCTCGAGACCGATCCCGACAACTTCAGCGCAAAGGTGCTGGCCGTCCCGTCTCGCGAGCAGATCGAGGCGCAGGTCAACACCCAGCTCATCGTTGAGCACTACTCGAGATGA
- the rpsK gene encoding 30S ribosomal protein S11, which yields MAKDNKDVATKDRPERRDAAAKAPAKDKKEGAPETEQAAGGAEKAAPRKKRERRVVPRGAAHIKASFNNTIISISDPVGNIIAWSSAGASGWKGSRKSTPYAAQVAAENAARKAIDTGMKTVEVFVRGPGAGREAAIRALEATGLEVTAITDVTPIPHNGCRPPKRRRV from the coding sequence ATGGCGAAGGACAACAAGGACGTCGCCACCAAGGACCGACCGGAGCGCCGTGACGCCGCAGCTAAGGCCCCTGCGAAGGACAAGAAGGAAGGCGCGCCGGAGACGGAGCAGGCAGCCGGCGGCGCAGAGAAGGCCGCTCCGCGCAAGAAGCGCGAGCGACGTGTCGTCCCGCGCGGCGCAGCGCACATCAAGGCGTCGTTCAACAACACGATCATCTCGATCAGCGACCCCGTCGGGAACATCATCGCGTGGTCGTCCGCCGGCGCGTCCGGCTGGAAGGGATCGCGCAAGAGCACCCCGTACGCGGCGCAGGTCGCTGCCGAGAACGCCGCGCGCAAGGCGATCGACACCGGCATGAAGACCGTCGAAGTGTTCGTGCGCGGCCCGGGCGCCGGACGCGAAGCGGCCATCCGTGCGCTCGAGGCCACAGGCCTCGAGGTCACCGCGATCACCGACGTGACGCCGATCCCGCACAACGGTTGCCGCCCACCAAAGCGGCGGAGGGTCTAA
- the rpsM gene encoding 30S ribosomal protein S13, with amino-acid sequence MARIAGVDIPREKRVDVSLRYIFGIGPTTARDVLEQARVDGAVRVRDLTEPQVAKIREIIDRGFTVEGDLRREVAMNIKRLQEIGSYRGLRHRKGLPVRGQRTRTNARTRKGPRKTVAGKKKSVSKT; translated from the coding sequence ATGGCACGTATCGCCGGCGTTGACATCCCGCGCGAGAAGCGCGTCGACGTGTCGCTTCGCTACATCTTCGGCATCGGACCGACGACCGCGCGCGACGTGCTCGAGCAGGCGCGCGTCGACGGCGCGGTGCGCGTGCGCGATCTCACCGAGCCTCAGGTCGCGAAGATCCGCGAGATCATCGACCGCGGCTTCACAGTCGAGGGTGACCTCCGCCGCGAGGTCGCGATGAACATCAAGCGTCTCCAGGAGATCGGCAGTTATCGCGGCTTACGGCACCGCAAGGGCCTGCCGGTCCGCGGCCAGCGCACGCGGACGAACGCACGCACGCGAAAGGGTCCACGTAAGACGGTGGCCGGAAAGAAGAAGTCGGTGTCGAAGACCTAA
- the rpmJ gene encoding 50S ribosomal protein L36: MKVRASVKKRCDKCKIIRRDRQILVICSEPKHKQRQG; encoded by the coding sequence ATGAAAGTCCGGGCGTCCGTCAAGAAGCGTTGCGACAAGTGCAAGATCATCCGCCGCGACCGTCAGATCCTCGTGATCTGTTCGGAGCCGAAGCACAAGCAGCGGCAGGGATAG
- the infA gene encoding translation initiation factor IF-1: MASNKPSKDVIEVEGTVSEALPNAMFKVELQNGHAVLAHISGKMRMNFIRVVPGDKVLVELSPYDLKRGRITRRVRY, encoded by the coding sequence ATGGCAAGTAACAAGCCGTCCAAGGACGTGATCGAGGTGGAGGGCACCGTGTCCGAAGCCCTCCCCAACGCGATGTTCAAGGTGGAGCTCCAGAACGGGCACGCGGTGCTGGCACACATCTCGGGGAAGATGCGGATGAATTTCATTCGAGTCGTTCCGGGGGACAAAGTCCTCGTCGAATTGTCGCCGTACGACTTGAAGCGAGGTCGCATCACGCGAAGGGTCCGGTACTAG
- the map gene encoding type I methionyl aminopeptidase, whose protein sequence is MITLKTPQETAKMREAGRIVAEMLSACRAAVRPGVTTAELDRIAADVLKRHGAASNFKGYGVPVLPPFPGVICTSVNEQVVHGIPGKRRLKEGEIISIDAGAIVEGWHADAAVTVPVGEVSAQAAKLIAVTDEALRRAIGAAAVGKRLGDIGAAVQRFVEAQGFSVVRNYVGHGIGRAMHEEPQVPNYGAPERGLQIKEGLCIAIEPMVNVGGPQTRTLPDQWTVVTADGTLSAHFEHTLWCTAAGPVVLTAPEGQAAAAA, encoded by the coding sequence GTGATCACGCTGAAGACACCGCAGGAGACCGCGAAGATGCGCGAGGCGGGGCGCATCGTCGCCGAGATGCTCTCCGCATGCCGCGCCGCCGTGCGGCCCGGCGTCACCACGGCTGAGCTCGACCGTATCGCGGCCGACGTCCTGAAGCGCCACGGCGCGGCGTCGAACTTCAAGGGCTACGGCGTGCCGGTGCTCCCGCCGTTCCCGGGCGTCATCTGCACGAGCGTGAACGAGCAGGTCGTGCACGGCATCCCTGGCAAGCGGCGCCTGAAGGAGGGCGAGATCATCAGCATCGACGCCGGCGCGATCGTGGAGGGCTGGCATGCCGACGCCGCGGTCACGGTGCCGGTCGGCGAGGTGTCGGCGCAGGCCGCGAAGCTCATCGCGGTCACCGACGAAGCGCTCCGGCGCGCGATCGGGGCGGCGGCCGTCGGCAAGCGCCTCGGAGACATCGGCGCAGCGGTGCAGCGGTTCGTCGAGGCCCAGGGCTTCAGCGTCGTCCGGAACTACGTCGGCCACGGCATCGGCCGGGCGATGCACGAGGAGCCGCAGGTCCCCAATTACGGCGCGCCCGAGCGGGGGCTCCAGATAAAGGAGGGCCTCTGCATCGCGATCGAGCCGATGGTCAACGTCGGCGGACCCCAGACGCGGACCCTGCCCGACCAGTGGACCGTCGTCACGGCCGACGGCACGCTCTCGGCCCATTTCGAGCACACACTCTGGTGCACGGCGGCCGGCCCGGTCGTTCTCACGGCGCCCGAGGGCCAGGCGGCGGCCGCGGCATGA
- a CDS encoding adenylate kinase, giving the protein MPGGDLILMGPPGSGKGTQARRMVDELGYVQLATGDLFRAHLSQGTELGKLAQTYMSKGQYVPDDVTVKMVRERLADIPRKTRVVFDGFPRTVAQAAALGKLLKECGRTLAAVLLLDVPRDELLVRLGARATCSRCQTVYSLAVRPPKVPGVCDRCGGPVSATARSDESPEVVKKRLEIYDNETKPVIDYYESRGLLQRVSGVGTMDEIGARLTALLDRRKGGRDK; this is encoded by the coding sequence GTGCCGGGGGGCGATCTCATCCTGATGGGCCCCCCGGGCTCGGGCAAAGGCACGCAGGCACGCCGCATGGTCGATGAGCTTGGGTACGTGCAGCTCGCGACCGGCGACCTCTTCCGCGCCCACCTCTCGCAGGGCACCGAGCTCGGGAAGCTCGCGCAGACCTATATGTCGAAGGGCCAGTACGTGCCCGACGACGTGACGGTGAAGATGGTGCGCGAACGGCTCGCCGACATCCCGCGCAAGACGCGCGTGGTCTTCGACGGCTTCCCGCGAACGGTCGCGCAGGCCGCGGCGCTCGGCAAGCTTCTCAAGGAGTGCGGGCGGACCCTCGCCGCGGTCCTCCTCCTAGACGTTCCCCGTGACGAGCTGCTCGTCCGGCTCGGCGCGCGCGCGACGTGCTCGCGCTGCCAGACCGTGTACTCCCTCGCGGTCCGTCCGCCGAAGGTGCCGGGCGTCTGTGACCGCTGCGGTGGACCGGTCAGCGCGACGGCGCGCTCCGATGAGTCGCCTGAGGTCGTGAAGAAGCGTCTCGAGATCTACGACAACGAGACGAAGCCGGTCATCGACTACTACGAGAGCCGCGGCTTGTTACAGCGAGTCTCTGGCGTGGGCACCATGGACGAGATCGGTGCGCGTCTGACAGCGCTCCTCGATCGCCGCAAGGGCGGGCGAGACAAGTGA
- the secY gene encoding preprotein translocase subunit SecY: MGMFTALLEAFRTPDLRNKILFTLGMLVVFRFLAHVPLPGVDQAQLQNVLNSSQLLNLLDLFSGGGLAKLSVVALGVNPYINASIIMTLLNQTIPALERLSKEGEYGRNKINQYTRVLTVPLALLQGIGVAVFMQRSGVLPNFGPGDLGLTLAILASLTSGTLILMWLGELISERGIGNGISFIIFAGIVGRMPTTISQTFEVQQNVFALASIAIIAVLVIAAIIFIQEGQRRIPVQYAKRVRGTRMYSGGSTHIPLRVNSAGVIPIIFAISILLLPSQVAQYFTTSETDWVSSLANGIVGAFANPVFYNSLYFVLVVAFTFFYTAFTFVPNDVADNIKRYGGFIPGIRPGRPTAEFLGRVVTRITIAGALFLGIVAVMPTLIGDITGVQTLRLGGTSILIVVGVVVETMKQLEAQLLQRSYEGFIR, encoded by the coding sequence ATGGGCATGTTCACCGCGCTGCTCGAGGCGTTCCGGACGCCGGACCTGCGGAACAAGATCCTCTTCACCCTGGGCATGCTCGTCGTGTTCCGCTTTCTCGCGCACGTGCCGCTCCCGGGCGTGGACCAGGCGCAGCTCCAGAACGTCCTCAACTCGAGCCAGCTGCTGAACCTGCTCGACCTGTTCTCGGGCGGCGGGCTCGCGAAGCTGTCGGTCGTCGCGCTCGGCGTGAACCCCTACATCAACGCCTCGATCATCATGACCCTGCTCAACCAGACGATCCCCGCGCTCGAGCGCCTCTCGAAGGAAGGCGAGTACGGGCGCAACAAGATCAACCAGTACACGCGGGTCCTCACCGTGCCGCTCGCGCTGCTTCAGGGCATCGGCGTCGCCGTGTTCATGCAGCGCTCGGGAGTTCTGCCGAACTTCGGTCCCGGCGACCTGGGCCTGACGCTCGCGATCCTCGCCTCGCTGACCTCGGGGACGCTCATCCTCATGTGGCTGGGCGAGCTGATCAGCGAGCGCGGTATCGGAAACGGCATCAGCTTCATCATCTTCGCGGGGATCGTCGGCCGGATGCCGACCACGATCTCGCAGACGTTCGAAGTGCAGCAGAACGTCTTCGCCCTCGCGTCGATCGCGATCATCGCGGTCCTCGTGATCGCCGCGATCATCTTCATCCAGGAGGGCCAGCGGCGCATCCCGGTGCAATACGCGAAGCGGGTGCGTGGAACACGGATGTACTCCGGCGGGAGCACGCACATCCCGCTCCGCGTGAACAGCGCCGGCGTCATCCCGATCATCTTCGCGATCTCGATCCTGCTGCTGCCGAGCCAGGTGGCGCAGTACTTCACGACGAGCGAGACGGATTGGGTCAGCAGCCTCGCGAACGGCATCGTCGGCGCGTTCGCCAATCCGGTCTTCTACAACAGCCTGTACTTCGTGCTCGTCGTGGCGTTCACGTTCTTCTACACCGCGTTCACGTTCGTGCCGAACGACGTGGCGGACAACATCAAGCGTTACGGCGGGTTCATCCCCGGGATCCGGCCCGGCCGCCCGACCGCGGAGTTCCTCGGGCGCGTCGTCACGCGCATCACGATCGCGGGCGCGCTGTTCCTCGGCATCGTCGCGGTCATGCCCACGCTCATCGGTGACATCACCGGCGTGCAGACGCTCCGCCTCGGCGGCACGAGCATCCTCATCGTCGTGGGCGTCGTCGTCGAGACGATGAAGCAGCTCGAGGCGCAGCTCCTGCAGCGCAGCTACGAGGGGTTCATCCGCTAG
- the rplO gene encoding 50S ribosomal protein L15, with protein sequence MRQHELRAPHGARKARRRVGRGISSGQGKTAGKGTKGQLARSGPGIPGWFEGGQTPIHMRIPKMRGFKNTRFRHSYVAVNVGRLGEYAVDGKVTPETLAAKGLVRPDAQVKILADGDVKGRFEVHAHAVSETARKKIESAGGSIVIIEGA encoded by the coding sequence ATGAGACAGCACGAGCTGCGCGCCCCGCACGGCGCGCGGAAGGCGCGGCGCCGCGTGGGTCGCGGCATCTCCTCCGGCCAGGGCAAGACCGCCGGAAAGGGAACCAAGGGTCAGCTGGCACGAAGCGGTCCGGGGATCCCGGGGTGGTTCGAAGGCGGCCAGACGCCGATCCACATGCGCATCCCGAAGATGCGAGGCTTCAAGAACACGCGCTTCCGGCACTCGTACGTCGCTGTGAACGTCGGTCGCCTCGGCGAGTACGCGGTCGACGGCAAGGTCACGCCGGAGACGCTCGCCGCGAAGGGCCTCGTTCGTCCCGACGCGCAGGTGAAGATCCTCGCTGACGGCGACGTGAAGGGCCGCTTCGAAGTGCACGCGCACGCGGTGTCCGAGACGGCGCGAAAGAAGATCGAATCCGCGGGCGGGTCGATCGTGATCATCGAGGGCGCGTAG
- the rpmD gene encoding 50S ribosomal protein L30 — MIKQHRSSIGEKIAARRTLEALGLRRTGQTVEQTDSQAVRGMLRRVAHLVEVSERGAKPATARKESAT; from the coding sequence GTGATCAAGCAGCATCGCAGCTCGATCGGAGAGAAGATCGCGGCGCGCCGCACGCTCGAGGCCCTGGGCCTTCGGCGGACCGGTCAGACCGTCGAGCAGACCGACTCGCAGGCCGTGCGCGGCATGCTTCGTCGCGTCGCGCATCTGGTCGAAGTAAGCGAACGGGGCGCCAAGCCGGCGACGGCCCGCAAGGAGTCCGCCACATGA
- the rpsE gene encoding 30S ribosomal protein S5 translates to MPRIDPTRLELTERVVQINRVSKVVKGGRRFSFSAVVVVGDGRGHVGAGLGKADEVPEAIKKGIEDAKKHLILVPLVDRTIPHPITADFGAAKVLLRPASKGTGVIAGGSVRAVVESAGISDILSKSLGSTNPVNVVMAAMKALSGLRSSQRITEMRGVDIRRNRAEPEPVAP, encoded by the coding sequence ATGCCAAGGATCGATCCAACTCGTTTGGAGCTCACCGAGCGCGTCGTGCAGATCAACCGCGTGTCCAAGGTCGTGAAGGGTGGCCGCCGATTCAGCTTCTCCGCGGTGGTCGTCGTTGGCGACGGCCGCGGGCACGTCGGTGCGGGCCTTGGGAAGGCCGACGAGGTCCCCGAAGCGATCAAGAAGGGCATCGAAGACGCCAAGAAGCACCTCATCCTCGTGCCTCTCGTCGATCGCACGATCCCGCATCCGATCACCGCGGACTTCGGTGCGGCGAAGGTGCTGCTGCGCCCGGCATCGAAGGGCACGGGCGTGATCGCCGGCGGATCGGTACGCGCCGTCGTTGAGTCGGCGGGTATCAGCGACATCCTCTCGAAGTCGCTCGGCAGCACGAACCCGGTCAACGTCGTCATGGCCGCGATGAAGGCGCTCTCGGGTCTGCGCTCGTCGCAGCGCATCACGGAGATGCGCGGCGTCGACATCAGGCGCAACCGTGCCGAGCCCGAGCCGGTGGCGCCGTGA
- the rplR gene encoding 50S ribosomal protein L18: protein MAKATRHEGRTRRHTRVREKVRGSAARPRLAVFRSLAHIYAQLVDDDAGTTLAAASSLDVRTPPASPAASEPQSKAAKDAKGKKTETAKSVGALLGDRAKQKGVTEVVFDRGGYKYHGRVKALAEGVRAAGVKV from the coding sequence ATGGCGAAAGCGACGCGGCACGAAGGTCGGACACGGCGACACACGCGGGTGCGCGAGAAGGTGCGCGGCAGCGCCGCGCGTCCGCGCCTGGCGGTCTTCCGCTCGCTCGCACACATCTACGCCCAGCTCGTGGACGACGATGCCGGTACCACGCTGGCGGCAGCGTCTTCGTTGGACGTCCGGACGCCCCCGGCTTCGCCGGCGGCGTCCGAGCCCCAGTCAAAGGCCGCCAAAGACGCGAAGGGAAAGAAGACCGAGACCGCGAAGAGCGTCGGCGCGCTCCTGGGCGATCGCGCGAAACAGAAGGGCGTCACCGAGGTCGTGTTCGACCGCGGTGGCTACAAGTATCACGGAAGAGTGAAGGCGCTGGCCGAGGGCGTCCGCGCCGCGGGGGTCAAGGTCTGA
- the rplF gene encoding 50S ribosomal protein L6 — MSRIGRLPVTVPQGVDVKIDGHTVRVKGPKGELVRTFHPDVTVSREDGSLVVKRKDDEKASRALHGLTRALLQNMVTGVTVGYARDLEISGTGYRAVLAGKKLQLALGFSHPIEIDPPTGVTFALETPQKLKVQGTDKQMVGEMAARIRALRVPDPYKAKGIKYAEERIKKKAGKAGKVGAKA, encoded by the coding sequence ATGAGTCGTATCGGTCGTCTCCCGGTCACCGTCCCGCAGGGTGTCGACGTGAAGATCGATGGCCACACCGTGCGCGTGAAGGGTCCGAAGGGCGAGCTCGTGCGCACCTTCCATCCCGACGTGACCGTGTCGCGCGAGGACGGGTCGCTCGTTGTAAAGCGCAAGGACGACGAGAAAGCGAGCCGCGCGCTGCACGGCCTCACCCGCGCGCTCCTTCAGAACATGGTGACCGGCGTCACCGTCGGGTACGCTCGTGACCTCGAGATCAGCGGCACGGGCTATCGCGCCGTGCTCGCGGGAAAGAAGCTGCAGCTCGCGCTCGGCTTTTCGCACCCGATCGAGATCGATCCGCCGACCGGTGTCACGTTCGCGCTCGAAACGCCTCAGAAGCTGAAGGTCCAGGGCACCGACAAGCAGATGGTCGGCGAGATGGCGGCACGCATCCGCGCCCTGCGCGTGCCGGATCCGTACAAGGCGAAGGGCATCAAGTACGCGGAAGAGCGCATCAAGAAGAAGGCCGGTAAAGCCGGCAAGGTCGGCGCGAAGGCGTAG
- the rpsH gene encoding 30S ribosomal protein S8 yields MGGAPSDPLADMLTRVRNAAGARHETVTVPASRTKLEVAKILKAEGFISSFDQPSAREIVLKMKYIGGKVPAVSGLRRISRPGLRVYARKTEMPRVLGGLGVAIVSTSSGVMTGREAEKKGLGGEVLAYIW; encoded by the coding sequence ATCGGCGGAGCGCCCAGCGATCCGCTCGCCGACATGCTCACGCGCGTCCGCAACGCCGCAGGCGCGCGGCACGAGACCGTGACGGTGCCGGCGAGCCGCACGAAGCTCGAGGTCGCAAAGATCCTGAAGGCGGAGGGCTTCATCAGCTCCTTCGACCAGCCGTCGGCGCGCGAGATCGTGCTGAAGATGAAGTACATCGGCGGCAAGGTGCCGGCGGTCTCCGGGCTCCGGCGCATCAGCCGTCCGGGCCTGCGCGTGTACGCGCGCAAGACAGAGATGCCGCGCGTGCTCGGTGGCCTCGGCGTCGCGATCGTCTCGACCTCGTCGGGTGTCATGACCGGGCGCGAGGCCGAGAAGAAGGGACTGGGCGGGGAAGTCCTCGCCTATATCTGGTAG
- a CDS encoding type Z 30S ribosomal protein S14: protein MAKKSLILKSQRPHKHKVAAYHRCQICGRARGYMRKFGLCRICFRERALMGELPGVTKSSW, encoded by the coding sequence ATGGCGAAGAAGAGCTTGATCCTCAAATCCCAGCGGCCGCACAAGCACAAGGTGGCGGCCTACCACCGCTGCCAGATCTGCGGCCGCGCGCGCGGCTACATGCGCAAGTTCGGTCTGTGCCGGATCTGTTTCCGCGAGCGCGCGCTCATGGGCGAGCTGCCTGGCGTGACGAAGTCGAGCTGGTGA
- the rplE gene encoding 50S ribosomal protein L5 translates to MAVASAMKERYESALRDELRKQFGFKNVMQIPRLEKIVLNIGMGEAIGNGKAMDAAASDLAQITGQRPVVTKSRRAISNFKLRVGMPIGLKVTLRGERMWHFYEKLVTVALPRIRDFQGIPDRSFDGRGNFSLGLKEQLVFPEIDYDKIDRLRGMEITIVTTAKTDEEARALLRGLGMPFKAPTKGVEGA, encoded by the coding sequence ATGGCAGTCGCGAGCGCGATGAAGGAGCGATACGAGTCGGCTCTGCGGGACGAGCTGCGTAAGCAGTTCGGGTTCAAGAACGTGATGCAGATCCCCAGGCTCGAGAAGATCGTTCTCAACATCGGGATGGGCGAGGCGATCGGCAACGGCAAGGCGATGGACGCCGCGGCGTCGGACCTCGCGCAGATCACGGGCCAGCGCCCGGTGGTCACGAAGTCCCGCCGCGCGATCTCGAACTTCAAGCTGCGCGTCGGAATGCCGATCGGCCTGAAGGTCACGCTGCGCGGCGAGCGCATGTGGCACTTCTACGAGAAGCTCGTGACCGTGGCGCTCCCACGCATCCGCGACTTCCAGGGCATTCCGGACCGCAGCTTCGACGGCCGCGGCAACTTCTCGCTCGGCCTCAAGGAGCAGCTCGTGTTCCCGGAGATCGACTACGACAAGATCGACCGTCTACGCGGCATGGAGATCACGATCGTCACGACGGCCAAGACGGATGAGGAGGCGCGCGCGCTCCTGCGCGGCCTCGGCATGCCGTTCAAGGCGCCCACGAAGGGGGTGGAAGGGGCCTAG
- the rplX gene encoding 50S ribosomal protein L24, with protein sequence MAGNLRIRKGDEVVVIAGRDRGKRGKVQEVDGVSGKVVVAGVNIVKRHTKPNPSKNNKGGIIDQPMALSLGKVMVICPHCGEATRVAHRIEEDSKERICKRCGESIVVEEKE encoded by the coding sequence GTGGCGGGCAACCTGCGCATCCGCAAGGGCGACGAGGTCGTCGTCATCGCCGGCCGCGACCGCGGCAAGCGTGGCAAGGTCCAGGAAGTCGACGGCGTATCGGGCAAGGTCGTGGTCGCCGGCGTGAACATCGTGAAGCGCCATACCAAGCCGAATCCGTCCAAGAACAACAAGGGCGGGATCATCGACCAGCCGATGGCGCTGTCACTCGGCAAGGTCATGGTCATCTGCCCGCACTGCGGCGAGGCGACCCGCGTCGCACACCGCATCGAAGAGGACAGCAAAGAGCGCATCTGCAAGCGGTGCGGGGAGTCGATCGTGGTCGAGGAGAAGGAATAG
- the rplN gene encoding 50S ribosomal protein L14: MIRPYTRVRVADNTGARELSVIRVLGSSTGTSAEIGDVFIAAVKNAIPNSGVKKGEVVRAVVVRQTKEYRRTDGSFIRFDDNAAVLLNPQNQPRGTRIFGPVARELRERNFMKIVSLAPEVL, translated from the coding sequence TTGATCCGTCCGTACACGCGGGTTCGCGTCGCCGACAACACCGGAGCGAGGGAGCTCTCGGTGATCCGCGTGCTGGGCTCGTCCACGGGGACGTCCGCCGAGATCGGCGACGTGTTCATCGCCGCGGTGAAGAACGCCATCCCGAACTCCGGTGTGAAGAAAGGTGAGGTCGTGCGTGCGGTCGTCGTTCGCCAGACGAAGGAATACCGCCGGACCGACGGATCCTTCATCCGCTTCGACGACAACGCGGCGGTGCTGCTCAATCCGCAGAACCAGCCGCGGGGCACGCGCATCTTCGGCCCCGTCGCACGCGAGCTGCGCGAGCGCAACTTCATGAAGATCGTGTCGCTCGCGCCGGAGGTGCTCTAG